One Gemmatimonadota bacterium DNA window includes the following coding sequences:
- a CDS encoding adenylosuccinate synthase, translated as MAVRILVGAAWGDEGKGKIVDFLSEQADIVVRFQGGANAGHTVQIGEQEYILHLIPVGILRPDKTCVIGNGTVIDPEALMEEIEMLGSHGIDVEGRLFISHNAHLIMPYHKLIDRVGEEQRQEEERIGTTGRGIGPAYADKAARKGIRIVDLHDHDVLKEKLQRNIEEANRILDSLYQAEALDADRIIDEYLAFARQIGPYVINTSEYLNDAIDDGKEILFEGSQGTLLDVDHGTYPYVTSSNTTTGAACMGAGVGPTRIDEVIGVAKAYTTRVGNGPFPTEFPSRWGDEFRRMAGEFGATTGRPRRCGWFDAMVVRYAVMVNGIDSLALARLDTLDSLRTLRLCVGYRLNGDVIPHLPSDANVLGQCEPVYEEMEGWDCPTGHIRNWSDLPVKARAYIERVSELVKTDVKIVSVGSHRDATIFL; from the coding sequence ACACCGTCCAGATCGGAGAACAGGAGTATATCCTCCACCTGATTCCCGTGGGCATACTGCGGCCGGACAAGACCTGCGTCATCGGCAACGGCACCGTGATCGATCCCGAAGCGCTGATGGAAGAGATCGAGATGCTCGGATCGCACGGAATCGACGTGGAGGGACGGCTGTTCATCAGCCATAACGCCCATCTCATCATGCCGTATCACAAGCTGATCGACCGGGTCGGGGAGGAGCAAAGACAGGAAGAAGAGCGCATCGGCACGACGGGACGCGGTATCGGACCGGCCTATGCGGACAAGGCCGCCCGCAAGGGCATACGCATCGTCGACCTGCACGACCACGACGTGCTTAAGGAGAAGCTGCAGCGAAACATCGAGGAAGCGAACCGAATCCTCGACTCCCTCTACCAGGCCGAGGCACTCGACGCGGACCGGATCATCGACGAATACCTGGCTTTCGCCCGGCAAATTGGTCCATACGTGATCAACACCTCGGAATACCTCAACGACGCCATCGACGACGGCAAGGAGATCCTCTTCGAGGGCAGCCAGGGCACGTTGCTGGACGTGGACCACGGGACCTACCCCTACGTCACGTCCTCCAACACGACCACGGGCGCCGCCTGCATGGGCGCCGGCGTCGGCCCCACGCGCATCGACGAGGTCATCGGCGTGGCCAAGGCCTACACCACCCGGGTGGGCAACGGGCCCTTCCCCACGGAGTTTCCCTCTCGTTGGGGCGACGAGTTCCGGCGCATGGCGGGAGAGTTCGGCGCCACGACGGGCCGCCCGCGGCGTTGCGGCTGGTTCGACGCCATGGTCGTTCGTTACGCCGTCATGGTGAACGGCATCGACAGCCTGGCGCTCGCCCGGCTCGACACGCTGGACAGTCTCCGGACGCTGCGGCTGTGCGTGGGCTACCGGCTGAACGGCGACGTAATCCCCCACCTTCCCAGCGACGCGAACGTCCTCGGCCAGTGCGAACCCGTCTACGAGGAGATGGAGGGTTGGGACTGTCCTACCGGGCACATCCGTAACTGGAGCGATCTTCCCGTTAAAGCCCGTGCCTATATCGAACGGGTTTCGGAACTGGTGAAGACCGACGTGAAGATCGTCTCCGTCGGATCGCACCGGGACGCGACCATATTCCTGTAG
- a CDS encoding dienelactone hydrolase family protein produces the protein MSPEEKPPESKPSEEKIDPRVFELYDEYCHGYIDRRTFLSRAAAITIGGVSALSMAQALLPRYAEAQTISFTDRRIKGTYVEYPSPGGNSGTMRGYLVQPTGDGPFPAVIIFHENRGLNPYIEDVARRAAVAGFLALAPDGLAPIGGYPGNDDDGRTMQRSLDREKLDQDMINSARFLKDHALSNGRLGATGFCWGGGMTNRLAVALGSDLDAGVPYYGATAASEDVPKIEAALMIVYAGTDRRINAMWPEYEEALKANGVTYEMHMFEGTLHGFHNNSTPRYNEAAAAQAWNLTVGFFRRHLAN, from the coding sequence ATGTCACCAGAAGAAAAGCCACCAGAATCAAAGCCATCCGAAGAGAAGATCGATCCGCGTGTTTTCGAGCTTTATGACGAATACTGTCACGGCTACATCGACCGGCGCACGTTTCTGAGCCGTGCCGCGGCGATCACGATAGGCGGCGTCTCCGCGCTCTCGATGGCGCAGGCGCTCCTGCCGCGCTACGCCGAGGCCCAGACGATCTCCTTCACCGACCGGCGCATCAAGGGGACGTACGTCGAGTACCCATCGCCCGGCGGCAACTCCGGGACCATGCGGGGATACCTCGTGCAACCCACGGGCGACGGGCCCTTTCCCGCCGTCATCATCTTCCACGAGAACCGGGGGTTGAACCCTTACATCGAGGACGTGGCGCGGCGGGCGGCTGTGGCCGGCTTCCTCGCGCTGGCCCCGGACGGCCTGGCGCCGATCGGCGGCTACCCGGGAAACGATGACGACGGCCGTACCATGCAGCGGAGCCTCGACCGGGAGAAGCTGGACCAGGACATGATCAACAGCGCGCGGTTTCTGAAGGACCATGCCCTTTCAAACGGCCGTCTCGGCGCCACGGGTTTCTGCTGGGGCGGGGGGATGACCAATCGCCTCGCGGTGGCCCTCGGCAGCGACCTGGACGCCGGCGTTCCGTACTACGGCGCCACGGCCGCGAGCGAGGACGTGCCGAAGATCGAGGCGGCCCTCATGATCGTCTACGCGGGGACCGACCGGCGCATCAACGCCATGTGGCCGGAGTACGAGGAGGCGCTCAAAGCGAACGGCGTTACGTATGAAATGCACATGTTCGAGGGTACGCTCCACGGTTTCCACAACAACTCGACGCCTCGGTACAACGAGGCGGCGGCGGCGCAGGCGTGGAACCTTACCGTGGGCTTCTTCCGTAGACACCTCGCGAATTAG